The Mytilus trossulus isolate FHL-02 chromosome 3, PNRI_Mtr1.1.1.hap1, whole genome shotgun sequence genome contains a region encoding:
- the LOC134710093 gene encoding palmitoyltransferase ZDHHC22-like — protein MELRERKPPTLKEKFSDHYKNRDFTVKKTQINTIGVAFFWGMWISLFIEGHILTFQLYGDNWIKTGVIFVLIWFSAWQSFINWFGTYLVDVSKVDAAVKEKHHPGTLETPAGWYNCPNCQVDVPPRSFHCKYCNKCVLKRDHHCFFTNSCIGFYNERFFIIMCISLVWCNAFASFLQVSYLNQSIPLSLFDILNYFAPVAFFQMLFGNMTFFQFFLTLHLFFTVGCFFSAIFFTYYHLFLICYGMTSFESTKKMNIYSHDTVLDNLRSVFGALRLIPLQFIFPFRVDQIDDGVNWNIRKRVKGN, from the exons ATGGAGTTAAGAGAACGAAAACCACCAACTTTGAAGGAAAAATTTTCCGATCATTACAAGAACAGAGATTTTACGGTGAAAAAAACACAGATAAACACAATTGGTGTGGCTTTCTTTTGGGGAATGTGGATTTCTCTTTTCATTGAAGGCCACATATTGACATTTCAACTGTATGGCGATAACTGGATAAAAACCGGCgtaatatttgtattgatttgGTTTTCGGCTTGGCAATCGTTCATTAATTGGTTTGGAACTTATTTAGTTGATGTATCAAAAGTTGATGCTGCGGTGAAGGAGAAACATCACCCTGGGACTCTTGAGACACCGGCAGGCTGGTACAACTGTCCTAATTGTCAG GTTGATGTCCCACCAAGATCGTTCCACTGCAAGTACTGTAACAAATGTGTTCTGAAAAGAGATCACCACTGCTTCTTCACCAATTCCTGTATTGGATTCTATAATGAGCGATTCTTCATTATAATGTGTATATCATTAGTCTGGTGCAATGCATTCGCCTCGTTTCTACAAGTTTCCTACCTCAACCAATCAATACCGCTGTCTCTTTTTGATATCCTGAATTACTTTGCGCCAGTTGCATTTTTCCAGATGTTATTCGGGAACATGACATTTTTCCAGTTTTTCTTAAcacttcatttatttttcacgGTTGGATGTTTTTTCAGTGCTATATTTTTCACATATTATCATTTGTTCCTGATCTGTTACGGTATGACCTCGTTTGAGAGTACTAagaaaatgaacatttattCACACGATACCGTCTTGGATAATTTAAGATCTGTATTTGGCGCATTGCGCTTGATTCCTCTGCAATTCATTTTTCCGTTTAGAGTGGATCAAATTGACGATGGCGTGAATTGGAACATCAGGAAGCGAGTCAAGGGGAATTGA